In Etheostoma cragini isolate CJK2018 chromosome 15, CSU_Ecrag_1.0, whole genome shotgun sequence, the DNA window ATTGCTGTTGAGCAGAAAATTCGCTCTAAAGTGGAGCTGGAACTACTGGGAGTACCAGAAGAGCTGAATCTCTCCTTCAATGCCACTTGCCTAAACGGAGAGGTCATCCGTGGACTTAAGTCTTGCTCTGGCCTCAAGATTGGAGACACAGTACGTATGTGTTGAGATGTTGATATGCACATCTGATATCTCCACACACAGATTATCACAGAGACATTTCCTCCTCTTCAGGTGTCATTCAGTGTGGAGGCTCAGTTGCGTGGCTGCCCCAAAGAGAAGAGCCGCACTTTTACCATCAAACCTCGAGGCTTCAAGGATACCCTGGAAGTCACGATGGACTTTGCTTGTGGCTGCGAGTGTGAGGCCAAGGCCGAAGCCAACAGTCCCATCTGTAGCAACGGCAATGGGACCTACGAGTGCggtgtgtgtcagtgtcacCAGGGTCGTCTGGGCCCTCGCTGCGAGTGCTCAGTGGAGGACTACAGTCCGTCTGATGATGCCAACTGCATCCCAAAGCCAGAGGGGCCACGCTGCAGTGGGAGAGGAGACTGTTTGTGTGGACAATGTTCATGCCATGCAAATGAGTTTGGTCAGGTGTGGGGCAAATATTGCGAATGTGACGACTTCAACTGCTTGCGCTTCAAAGGGTTACTGTGCTCCGGTAAGTAGATACACGTCTTTCTGTTATAATCGGTGTCAGTGTTCCTTGCAGCTTTGCCAACACCAATATGACATTTTGCTTTGTGAAggtttcccccaccatcaaaaagaACATGtgctaggttctccagtcagtgcccttgatcaaggcactggctcagatctggagttggtgtccggcgctgtaaatggctgcccactatTCCCTtaagggatgggttaaatgcagaaaaggaattttgctacatgtatatgtgtatgtggcaataaagtacctttcacctttacaaaagtaaaaaacactgtttaaaacAAGACCAACATGTGTCAACCGCACGCCAATCTTCCTCATGGTCAAACAGTCACAAATAACAAGTGAATTAAGTGGAATCTTCAATCATACATATGATAATTTAAAAAGCCTTATCCGGCTCCCTCGTTAGCCTGGTACTCAGATCTCAATGAATTTAGTTAGTTTTGTGAGCATGAGGACCATGCTGGTGGTAACATTTTGGTCACACCCCGGCATTACTGTGAGAACCacaaacttaccagcatttagCATGTTTGCAAGAGTGCAAatatctgcatgtttttttgtacttggGGAGAAGCAACCCTTTACTTTATGTCAATGTTACCAGGAAAGCTAAAGTCCTTcccttcctttttcctcttctctgaaGCCCAGTCTGACCTTAATGGGAATTACTCTGGTTGTTTCCAGTGGCTCTCAGTCTGTAAACACATCTTAGTCAGTTTACATAGTTTTCTGATACTTCACTTGACAAATACAAAAGCCAAagtcttttcaaaaataatgttcaattattattattagtcttTGTTTGCTTGTAAGTTACATGtaaataattgtaaatgtaGCTGCCAAGCATAAACAGTAATGCTTAAAAACGATCAATCCTCTCTTAGGTCTGTAAACTTGATGTGTGTACAGAGTTTTATTCATATTGTTACCTCTAACAGCAGTGCGACATGATGTGCAATCATTCCCTGTTACAAGTTTGAACAACTCAGTGCACAGTTACTCAATCATAGTGATAAAACTTTAATAGACTTTGTCCTTTGGTAATTCAATGTAACAGCAGTGTGGGCCTTTGATTGTTAGGAGGAGCCTGAGCAATAGCAGAATTGGAAGCTGCTCTTTTATCTTTATGTACATTAAGCAGATTACACTctaaactttttaaattaaaagatagATTTAAGTTGCTTGAGTTAATTATGGGAATAGTAGGAACCAGCGATTTGGGAGCTAAAGGTTGGATATCTCAACCTCTGCTgtattgacttttttaaatctgtctcttGTGATACCACCAATGAAAGGGCAATACTAAATTGTTGCAATTTTACCTTAAATTCACAACTTAAAAGTTGCATACAGTTCTTCAGTAATAGACTTCAGTAAACATAACTGAAATCCCAAATTGTTAATATGTACTTTACTATACCAACCTTACAGTACTACAAGGTTACGTTTCACAaccaaaactaaacaaaacatacTTTGGGCCCATTGTGGGTGCACCATGACCTAAGGAGAAGATGAAGGACCACCCATGTGTATGTTGGCCAGCTGGAATTTTTCCAGAATATGACACTTATATCAACAAGGAGGAGTCTTGAGTCTTTCACAAGGAAGGTTGTTTTTCACTAAATGCCTTAATACAGGCATTTAGTGATGACACCCAGGGCTTTGGCGCAGACACTCACCCATATTGCCCACCTACACACAAAGCCATGTCTGGTGTAAGACAGCCCACAAAGCTTAATTTTTCACCACATAGTTGTTGTGTCTCAATAGAGTCAGGGCGTTGTAGTCTTTAAAGAGCGAGCGTCCCTCTGCCCCAGCTCAATTGGAGCTACCGTGACCCAGGGCTCTGAAAGCTCTATCTCTGTGATATTCCCTGTGGCTGTGTATTTTCTCCTCTGCTGAGGAGGGCTGGGCCAGAGAGCAGGAGTCAGCAAGCACAGCCCCAGGCCATAAATATAAGGGAAGAGAGGACAGGAAAGTTTGCATTCCTTTCCTCGCAATTTCCCCAACCTCCCTTCTCTCCATTATGTCTCTATCCCCACTGCACTTAATTCAgtttcctttcttcttcaaactgtgaaatgttcagtttaactGTCCAGTCTTTATCCCTGTTTTGTCCTTTTAgcgtttttcacattttttaaagcccAGGCATGTTATTAATGGGCAGGATTACTGTGCATTATGATGATTTGAACCTAAAAACCTCCTTTTATGTGTGAATCAACTTTACAATTAATAAGAAGAACAAGAAACATCGTGCAATGTGCAGCAAAAATATCCATAATTACAATAACAATGTAGTCTTAACATAAATATCCgatttttcaacagttttaagTTGTTGTGGAGAGATCTTGTGGAGAGAGTAAGAAAGGTGACTCAACAGTTCTTGCTAAGCATTATGTGTGACAATGTTAACTATTAACCAATGACCATGCCTGATCCCACCACAGCTATAAACACTATCTAAAAGAAAATCTATAGTATTCAGTGTGAAGACTGGGGAATTGTATGCTTGAGTTAACAACAGCAAATGATTCGTCTTAAGTTCTGGAAATGGGGACGCTTGGACCCTCTGTGATATTTCATGACCAGTTACTCCCCCACTCTGATCAGCTTGGGCTGTGACTCATTCAAATTGCCCTTAGTCATTCATTGCCAAAACATGTTTGGTTTCCTGCTAAGAACACGGCTGTCTCTGGGGCTCTGCCTATGTTTCCAGGGTATCTTAgtctttctgtcttcttcttATCATGGGAGAAAAGCTTGCCTCCAGATTCTGTCTGCAAATGGTTCCGTTGCTGTAATACTGTTTCCGTAATGACCTGGCTGTGGTGCTTTCTACTCATCCATAGAGtctgagggtgtgtgtgtgtgtgtctatgtgaatGTGCGtggctgcctgcctgcctgcctgcctgcctgcctgcctgcctgcctgtctgtctgtctgtctgtctgtctgtctgtctgtctgtctataaGGAGTTGGTCATTTGTGTTCATTCACAAAGAGCATTTCCTGCCTTTGTCAGAGGAGGAATGATTAAGAGATGTAAAGTCCCTTAGTGAGAAATATTACATATAAGAACAATAAGTAATCAAGGTATTTAGTTATTCAGCGTTGTTCTAAAGTAAAGTAACAATGTAAAGACAAACAGAGTTGCACACAAATTTTACGATCAAGCTAAACATCTAATACAAAAGAAGCAACATAACACATAACAGATACAGTACAAAACACATCAGTAACACATTACACTAGTAAGTACATTGTTGCAGAATCAAAATACATCCACAGGTACACTTGCCCAGGCatgcaacatgttttaaaaaataaataggataATAGGCAACAAAGGACAACCccccctgaaacacacacactcactgattAATTTAGCAATTGTGTAATCTGTCTTTCACAGTTTTGTTTGCCGAACCCCTCCCATGTGACTACGGttcttaaaaaacatattttagttaATATGCAGTGAATTATTAGATGTATTATTTGAATTgtacaaaattatttaaattgataGAATATATTTAAAAGGACCTTTGTGTAGTATTTATAGTGGATCTATTTGcagaaatgtaatataatgttgATAATTGTGTTCTCAGCAGTGTACCTGAAACTTAGAATCCTATTTCCGTTACCTTAGAGCTGGCCCTCTTCCATGGAGCCCTGCATGTTGCGCTGACAGGTTTCTACGGTAGCCCAAACCGGACAAAACAAACCGCTCAAGTGACGGCCTTTCGTGTTTTTATGCCTGACAGGCCACCGTAGGTTTTACTACATACTTGGAAAGAAAGGGGTTTTCAGTTGGTTGCAATCTGCAAACTCACTGCTAGATgccactaaatcctacacactgctcctttaaaTGACTGTTATAGCATTAACCTCcatccttttttgtttaatcaGACCATGGGAAGTGCAGCTGTGGCCTCTGCCAGTGCGACGCGGGCTGGAAAGGAGAAAACTGTAACTGCTCCACACGCATAGACACCTGCATGTCCAACATCGGCATGCTGTGCAGCGGCCGGGGTAACTGTGAGTGTGGTGTTTGTCAATGCACTCAGCCTGGCGCCTATGGAGAGACCTGTGAGAAATGCCCTACGTGTCCTGATTCCTGCActataaaaaagtaattctaTTTCTCACTTCTTAACAAAGAACAGAAATAAAGGAATGGACAAAGTAACAGATGCAAACAGACTGTGTAACTTTTGAAGTAACCCATACTCAATTAGAAGGAGTCCCATCTCCTAGAAGGTTCATGTTTAAGACATCACAAACCTTTTAAAGTCTTAGCAGTCATGAggctaaaacattttctttgttctgtGGTTGGAACTAGAAGACAGATCATGGGGTTTATTTCCCTGCGACCATGAATGTTCTCAGCAAATCACACGCAGACTATCATGAAATTAGTTTTGATCTGAACATTTTGATCTGAGGGTGGCGCAAGTGGAAAGATCATGGATTGTCCAAAATAGAAGCGGTTCATCCTTTGGGAACCACAAATATGTATGACACAAGAAATTGGAAATCTTGTGGGTTTACTAAAACAATTAAAGATGGGGTCATCAAAATCAAGGAAACCATAAATATCATCAGataaatgtatgcaaattatacgggaaaaaaacaattggtggTCACGGAAAATTGGTGGTAAGAGGTCGGCAACTTATTAGAAGTCATCCTCTGAAGATGTATACCAAGTGTCAAGAAAAACTGGCCAGTAACTAGTTATAATTGTAACACTACTTATAATTTTGGGCGCTTTTCAGGACACCCAAGGTTGCTTACTCTGCCTTCAAAACAGTAACCATACAGGTAAAACATACAGGTAAACTGTGAAAAGATACCAgcacagacaaaacaggaaacatagaaaaacattaaaattgtgGGGCTAACTGATATATCTGGCTCTGGACCTCAGGGGCTGCTACTACTAAATCTTCAGCAAAGGATTAGAGGCTAACTACTTTGGCTGATAGCACTCCGCAGTTCTTTCCATCATGATGTTCCTACATtccaacatgaaaacaaaccaCTCCCCCACACATTTTTAAGAATTCAGGTGTGGTTTCATGTGCAGCAGAGAAACTCTTCTTGTGGCCCTAACACGGCAGATATTACCTGTATATACTCTTAGGTTGTACTGGTAGTTTGTCCATCCCCTGCATATCAAATTGAATCGTGCACTGCTATTAAAGAACATTAAGAGTTTAACCAATGTGTGCTGTATGAAAGTAACCAAATGGGTCTCTTGCTTACAGGGAGTGTGTTGAGTGTCAGCACTTCAAGAGAGGACAGTACACCAAAGACAACAGCTGCAGTagattctgcaaagatgagatTAAAGTAGTGGATGAACTGGGTAAGAACACTTCTCTAACCTCCTCACTACACACTGTGATCTTAATCGGTTGTGGTAATGCCTGCTCTTGTTTTCCTGTTGCTGATCATATGGAAGTAGTTGGAGGCTTCATACTTGCATTTTAGTCAAAAACATGATGCACTGATAAATactcaatgtttttaaagatcCCTTAATTCTTTTAATGAGCctgttttcttcttgttttttcatgttttctacAGTTTTCCATGATAGACTTGCAGTGAATTGCTCATACAAAGATGAGAATGACTGCGTGGAGTACTTCCAGTATTACGAAGACGAAAGTGGCAAATCCATTCTGTTTGTGGTGAAAGAGCCAGGTATTGTAAGAGTTTGTGTCCATGTGTGAAACCTTAAGATTCTAAGAGAACCAACCATTATAATGCAGGTGCACTATGAGTACAGAAGAGTTTTTCAGCCTGTGTCTGGCATGCTGCACCATAAGGTAAACAGTGTGTGCATCCAGTAACTTGTCGTTTTCTAAAAACTCAGCACGTTAACCACAGCTACACTTTGTCGCACAACAGAAACTCAAACATGTTGTGATGATATACTGAACCATTGCACAATGGAGGGTTGGACACTGGACTGCAGTAGTTGCTCACAGGGTGGAAATGAGCTCTGTTTTTCCCTCTGCCTCCCTTCCTGTCTCTCGTCTCTCAGAATGTCCTCAGGGTCCAGACATCTTAGTGGTGCTCTTGGCAGTGGCTGGAGCCATCCTGCTACTGGGCCTTGTTGGCCTGCTCATCTGGAAGCTGCTGGTCACCATCCACGACCGCAGAGAATTCGCCAAGTTTGAGGAAGAGAGAGCCAAAGCCAAATGGGATACGGTGAGataatgataaaattaaaacatccGCATCCAACAACAGCTTCTCATCAATGCTGCTAATACAGTAACAGAATAGGGTTTCCTTCTAAAGGGGAAAGTCTAAATATTACTTCATAAAGTTGCATCTGTTTGGGACTGAATTAAACAGcatttcctctgtttttatttcccagGCTAACAACCCTTTGTATAAAGGAGCCACCTCCACCTTCACCAATGTAGCATACCGAGGCAACTAACGACTAAATGCAATGAGCAAAACTCAGGGGTCAGCCACAGAGATGGAATGAAGTAGCAAAGAAATGGATGGAAAGAAGATCTACACTGTAGCTGAAAAGTAGTTATTGCTGTCAATAATGATAACAATGGTGTAATAATTGtacatattgtaaaatataacaaactGTTAATGTACGCCACAGACGGTTGCCTGCTATCACGCTTTCTGTTTTCACACCATGGCATGTGGCTTCCTCTAAGTAGGCTACTGTACATGCAGTTGGATAAGAGTTCATTAACATAAACCACTATGTAAGGGTGTTGCACCGAAATCTGTGATGAGTCGAGATCTGTGTCCCCCTTTTTAAAATGCGTAGCACCACTTCATAGTTAGGGATAAGGGTTTGGTTCATGTTTAGGTAGGGGACTCAGATCTTGACGGGTCAAAGCTTACAGTGCCACAAgggaaactgctgctgtaagTGGACTTTTTACCACTTCTTCTACCATTTCAGGTTCTACCACTGCAATATTAGTTTAGGtttataaattgcatttttttagtaggctttacatttttagtttggctcacatttttaaattgaaatagaAATAACCACTGCCTTATAGTCATACTACGGATGTAACGGTATGTAAATGTGacctcacggttatagtgaccaagATTATCACGATGTTTGGCATTATCGGTATAACTTTTTTCCTGCAAGTTCTGCTGTAAAGATAACTATCTTCAATCAGCTGTCCTTCggcattcttataataaccaaaaatgCCCATGCTTTAGACTTAGTCCTCTTAAAaggctgataaatgtcctgagcGCTGTCTTATCTTCCTTCCGCCATTATTCCATCTCAAGAAACGCACGTTGGAGGCTACGCAGCTTCCCGCGGTAACCACGGGAAGCTGGGAAGGTTTATACACACTGTGGTAATCCACTGTGATAATAAtgaaatttcaaatgaaaacggtaattgttatcatcaacatttttatcctGGTTTACCGTAATCATTGCAACCCTAAGTCATACTGTAAGTAGGTATAGgaaatgcatgaatgaatggtCTTTTTGAAGCCCTCTTCAGTGTATGTTGTTTACTGGGAGCAAATCTCCTGTACTGCAGCCTCCAGGCTGACTTGGTTTACAATGATGTGTGTGGTCTATATTGTTATTGAAATAGATATCAACAATCGTAGCTTTCTAAATGCTTTAACATGTTTCTTTATCCCTGCAACATCACCTGTTTTTGCATAGGTTGGGCTTTTGTATAATGGCAAAAAGAATCTTGCCATTGCTgaattgtaaaatatttcaattttctgCTAACCAACACTGTGTTACACTGAAGTGCCGAGCTGTTCTTTTGTGTATGAGCTGATTTTATTGCACATCAAGGGCCTTATTTTAACGATTTAAGCGCACgcggcgtgaagcgcatggcgcaggtgcgttaAGGGCGTGtccaaaatccacttttgctagtttgacggagGAAAAAAGACTCCGTGCGCCGCGCACATGGTTCAAATAGGTTGTAGGTCTACTTACTGTCTTCATTACTTCATGTATTTTgagcgtaacatgcaataaaccaaccAGAGTGTTGTATCATATTCCCTTTAAaagcgcattgctattatgatggcggatttgcaccgtaatatttttatttgtaatattttgaatgtgtgtttgtgtgtgtaacatgcaTAGTGTGCGCGCGCTGTGCTCGAGCCTAACCGCATTTTACTTAtacaatgttaaaaatcaaTGAGGAAATGGTGCGCttttgactttagaccaggtttttgttggtcaatggcacgatcactttctgctgccgcaagatagcaatacgccaagaatctacctgaacacaccttccttTAAGACCGTAAAGAttggcgcaggtgcatttgctatttaaacaatgtGGGCGCGggatgggaaattaacaactgcgtcggtcttaaactagcaaaaacaCTTACGTTGGGCTTCTGCCCCAACTGTGATTGGCCATAATGCAGCGTAATTGTTGGTAATGAACAAATGCGTAACCTCAATATGGAGAAAACAATGTGAGGTGTTTCAGTTGTCTTAGGAGATGGATTGCACGCTTGTTGCAtagttgtctgtttttgtgcacCTTGTTTAAAGATGCATGGGGTTTCGCTGTAGTTACTCAAAGGGATTGttacatattaaaaatatacCTGACTTAGACTGATCTTAACCTTTATAAAGATCAGACTTACAAGCAACAAGTAACATTACtgaaatagaattttttttttttaactctttctgTATTCCGAATCTGATGTTGGTTGGCAATACATTTTGGTGTAACATAATAAATATCCCTGATGCCCTGTGTGATTTCAATGAGAGCTGAATGTTTCATTTTGCCTCCCAGCTTtattcagacacacagcaaGCTATTTCACAAAGACTGAGAAATGCTCTGACAATgactaaattaaacaaattaagcaGAGAGAGATGTAGGAGGTTACCATATGAGgtttttcatgatttatttgACTCATAAATGTGACAGACGTATAATAAAGAAAGAATGattcattagtttttttactttcaagtCAAGCAAAT includes these proteins:
- the itgb3a gene encoding integrin beta-3a, which translates into the protein MSSRLRYSPAMGTLSDRPVILFLLMLAASKVFGSNICTSQGVTTCQRCLAVHPTCAWCSQEEFGKGGSSASRCDLKQNLLNGGCSKTAVEFPSSTLSIQENKPLSDKASGTADDVTQIKPQKIHMALRPGDTKHFTVSVKQVEDYPVDLYYLMDLSYSMKDDLARLRTLGNELAVAMGRTTSNLRMGFGAFVDKTTSPYMYMYPPEAVQNPCYGIHDTCLAQFGFKHVLSLTERVARFTEEVGKQQVSRNRDAPEGGFDAVMQAVVCKDKIGWRPDASHLLVFTTDAKTHTALDGRIAGIVQPNDGVCYLDNENVYNKSTVLDYPSLALMTDKMSENNINLIFAVTSYVVPLYQEYSQLIPGTTVGTLSDDSGNVIQLIEDAYAKIRSKVELELLGVPEELNLSFNATCLNGEVIRGLKSCSGLKIGDTVSFSVEAQLRGCPKEKSRTFTIKPRGFKDTLEVTMDFACGCECEAKAEANSPICSNGNGTYECGVCQCHQGRLGPRCECSVEDYSPSDDANCIPKPEGPRCSGRGDCLCGQCSCHANEFGQVWGKYCECDDFNCLRFKGLLCSDHGKCSCGLCQCDAGWKGENCNCSTRIDTCMSNIGMLCSGRGNCECGVCQCTQPGAYGETCEKCPTCPDSCTIKKECVECQHFKRGQYTKDNSCSRFCKDEIKVVDELVFHDRLAVNCSYKDENDCVEYFQYYEDESGKSILFVVKEPECPQGPDILVVLLAVAGAILLLGLVGLLIWKLLVTIHDRREFAKFEEERAKAKWDTANNPLYKGATSTFTNVAYRGN